The window TCGCGTTGTAGACCTTTCCGTCACTCAGCCGGACCTCGATGGCGGCGTTGGCCGCCGTGCCGTCGAGGGTCACCACGTGGGTGTTCGTGAGCACGTTGCCGTCAGTGTCCAGGATGATGCCGGAGCCGGTGCCGCCCTCACTGCCGCTCGTGGCCTTGATGGTGACCACGCTTGGGCTGGCCTTCATGGCGGCCGCGGTGATCGCGTTCACGTCGTCCCTGTTATTGACAATGACAGGGCCTGCCTGGCTGTTGCTGCTGGTTCCCACCGATGCAGGTGACCGGTCGCCCAGCAGCTCGGAGGTCCCGGCGACCACGCCGCCACCAACGAGTCCGGCGGCCAGGATGCTGGCCACAAGAGTGGGAACGCCGAAGGCGGCTTTGCGTCTGGGAGCGTGCGCGGGATTGGACGCATAGGGGGAACCGGGCTGGTTGCCGCCGTAGCTGCCTTGGTGCTGCTGTCCGTATGCGCCTTGGCTGTGCTGGGGGTAGGTCGGCGGGGCGCCAAACTGCTGGGTCTCCGCCGGGCGGCCGTAGGACGGCTGGTGCTGCGGGTACACCGGGTGCGGGGAATTCCCGGCCCGGTCCAGCCGGAGTGTCGGGTTCTCGTGCGCTGAGTCCGGCGAGGGCACAGCCTGCGGGTGCGCCGGGGCACCCTCGTTCGGTGTGGCCGGGTCCCGGTTCTCTGGTGAGGTGCCCTGCTCTGGGTTCTCAGTCATAAGACTTCCTTTCATCCTCGTCTGCATTAACTATGGACGATCACACTGATACTAGAGCGCACGTTTGCTGGGAGGTTGCTGGAGGTTTGGCATCACCTTTGGGGGCGCCACCGCAACCGCCTCAGCGCTTTTCGCTGGTGGCATATTCCCGCCGGTAGACGGTGTATTTGGTGCACCATAGAATCAACGGGAATTGCCACAGCGACCTGCGGCTTTACATCTGCGTGGGGGCGCTGGCGCATTCTGTGACGACCGGTTCGGCCTGAACTGGTCGCAGAAGTGCTGAAGGGTTGCACATGCGGTCTACGTATAAACGTCTCCTCGCGGTTCTGGGCGTCGCCGGACTTCTGGCACTCCCTGCCGCTCCGGCCCTCGCTGAAGATCCGGTGGCTCTCGACCCCGTCACGAAGGTTGTCGATTCCGCCGGAGTGCTGGGCGGCCAGCGCGGTGACGTGGAGCAGGCCATCAAGCAGCTGGGCTCCGACCACGCCATGACCTACCACGTCGTGTACGTCAAGAAATTCGAGAACCCCACGGACCGCGTTGCCTGGGCCAATGCTGTTGCGGAAAAAGCAAGCCTCGGCGCGAATGCCATGCTGCTGACGGTAGCCACGGACACCCGGCAGTACCAGCTGAGCAAGCCATCCAACAGCAAGATCACCAACGCCCAGCGCGACACTATCGTCTCCAGCGCCATTGATCCGAACCTCCGCAACGGGGACTATGCGAAGGCCGCCATCGACAGCGCGGCAGCCATCGGTGACGCCGCCGGCGGAGGCAAGGGCACCGTGCCGTCAGAGGGCGGCGCCGGCAACGCCGTCCTCGTTGGCGTCGGAGTCGTCGCGGCCGGCGGCGCGGGCGCGTACCTGTTCCTGCGCAACCGCAGGAGGAAGGCAGCCGCGGGAACCGGCAGGGAAAATGGTCCGCAGGGCGCGGAGCTGGATCCGCTCGCGGGCCTCACCGTCGAGGAACTGCGCCGCAAGAGCGGCTCACTGCTGATCGAGGCCGACGACGCCATCAAGTCCAGTGAGCAGGAGCTCGGCTTCGCGCAGGCGCAGTACGGCGATACTGCCGTCGGGAACTTCACCAAGGCCCTGCAGGACGCCAAAGGCCACATGTCGGAATCCTTCAAACTGCAGCAACAGCTCGATGACCACATCCCGGATACCGAAGAGCAGCAACGCTCCTGGCTCGGTGAGATCATCCGCCGTTCCGAGGCGGCCCTTACCTCCCTCCGGGAGCAGAAAGCGGACTTCGATTCGCTCCGCGAGCTGGAAAAGAACGCCCCGCAGGCGTTGGCTGCGGTCCGCGCCGGAGCTGCCGAGGCGCAAGCCAGGATCGCCAGCGCCGAGCAGTCGCTCTCGGAGTTGCGCGCCAAGTACGCCGAGAGCGCTCTCGTGCAAGTGGGCGACAACATCAACCAGGCCAAGGAGCGTCTTGATTTTGTGCAAAACGCCTCGGACGCGGCCCAGGACAAGCTCAGCGCCGGCGAGGCAAGCCTGGCCGCCGTCGCCGTGCGGGCCGCGGAAGAGAGCCTGCACCAGACCAACGTGCTGATCAGTGCCATCACCAAGGTGGCCGGAAACCTGGACGAGGCGCGAAACGGACTGGAGTCCGCCGTCGTCGACACCTCCCAGGACCTGGCACAGGCCCGGGCGATTATCCAGTCCGGGGCGCACCCGGAACTCGCCGGACCGGTTGCCGCGGTGGAGGCCGCACTGGCGCGGGTCAAAGCCGAAATCCAGGCAGGAAAAATTGACCCGATCGCCACCTTGGAGCGGGTCGGGACGGCGCACCAGTCATTGGACGGGGCCCTGTCCGGGATCCGTGACCAGCAGGAGCAGGCGCGCCGCGCGCAGGCGTCCCTGCAGCAGACCATCATGTCGGCACAGGCTCAGATCAGTGCCACCTCGGACTACATCACCGCCCGCCGCGGCGGCGTGGGGACCGAGGCCAGGACCCGGCTGGCGGAATCCCAGCGGAACCTGGACTACGCATTGTCCATTTCCCGCAACGACCCTGTTACTGCCCTGCAGTACGCGCAACAGGCCCACACCCTTGCGGCCCAGGCAGCGCAGCTGGCCCAGTCCGATGTCGATCACTTCGGCGGCTACGCCAACCAGGGCTACGGCCGCGGGGGAATGTTTGGAGGCGGCGGCGGCGGGGGCCTTGGCGGTGCCATCCTCGGCGGCATCCTGATTAATTCCATCCTCAACGGCGGTGGTGGAGGCGGCTGGGGCGGCGGCGGGGACTCCGGCGGCGGCTTCGGCGGCGGAGGGGACGCCGGCGGCGGCTGGGGCGGGGACGGCGGCGGCGGCGGCGACTTCTGACCGGGAGTCCGGCCACCTACCGGGCCCGACAGGGAGGGCCCTACAGACTAGGCGCCGCGGGATACTTTCCCGGCCGGCGGATAGAAGCGGTACATTTCACTGTTCACCGAAATTCAGTGGAAACCACTGAGCAGGACGAAAGGTAACACCATGAAGCAGTCCATTTTCGGCCGCATGGCGCAGCTGGCGAAGGCCAACATCAATTCCCTGCTGGATCAGGCAGAGGACCCGCAGAAGATGCTGGACCAGATGGTCCGGGACTACACCAACAACATCGCCGAGGCGGAGTCCGCCGTCGCGCAGACCATCGGCAATCTGCGGATGCTGCAGGATGACTACAACGAGGACATCAAGAACGCCCAGGACTGGGGCAAGAAAGCCCTGGCTGCGTCCCGCAAAGCCGATGAATACCGCTCCAAAGGCGACTCCGCCGACGCTGAGAAGTTCGACAACCTGGCCAAAGTAGCGCTCCAGCGCCAGATGTCCGCGGAGAACGAGGCCAAGTCCGCTGAGCCGAGCATCGCCTCCCAGACCGAGGTCGTGGACAAGCTCAAGCATGGCCTGGACCAGATGAAGGGTAAGCTCAACGAGCTCACCAGCAAGCGCAACGAGCTGGTGGCCCGCTCCAAGACGGCTGCGGCGCAGAGCCAGGTGCACGACGCCCTGAAGAGCATCGATTTCATGGACCCGACATCCGAGGTGGGCCGCTTCGAGGAAAAAATCCGCCGCGAGGAGGCCAAGGTCCGCGGCCAGCAGGAACTTTCAGCCTCAAGCCTTGACGCCCAGTTCAACTCACTGGAGGACCTTGGCGAACAGACCGAGATCGAGGCCAGGCTTGCCGCGCTGAAGTCCGGCGGCGCCCCTGCCGCCATTGGCGCCGGTGAGGGCCGGACCGCCGGCTCCACGGTCGACGAAGCGGACTTCGACAAGCTGTAACCGCCCCCGGCGGGTGTCCGCCGCGAGCTTGATCCGCCCAGGCCGGGTCTGCCGACCGTCTTCTGACAGTCGGCAGACCCGGCTTTCGTCGCGCCAAACAGCGGGGCTGCCGGGAGGCTGCCCGGCTCCCGTGTACCGTTGGTCCATGTCTTCGGGAACTCCTTCTTCGACCCTTGTCTGGCTCCGCGACGACCTGAGGCTGGACGATAACCCGGCCCTGACCGAGGCGGCCTCCCTGGGTCAGCCGCTGACCGTGGTGTATGTCCTGGATGAGTCCTCCCCCGGCATCAGGCCCTTGGGCGGCGCCACGAAATGGTGGCTGCACCACTCCCTGGCCGCACTGTCCGCCGGGCTTGAGGCCGCAGGCTCCCGTCTGGTGCTGCGCCGCGGCGCAGCCGCGGGCGTCATCCGGGCCCTTGCCCAGGAAACCGGTGCATCAACGCTGCTCTGGAACCGCCGCTACGGGCACCCGGAACGCGAGGTAGACGCCGGCGTCAAGGCATGGGCCGCCGAGGAAGGCCTCAACGCTGCCAGCTTCCAGGCGAACCTGATGTTTGAGCCGTGGACGGTCCGGACCGGCGCCGGCGGGCCGTACAAGGTCTTCACGCCTTTCTGGCGGGCCTGCATGGAGGCTCCGGAGCCCCGCCTCCCGCTGGACGCCCCGGAGCGCCTCCCTGCCCCGGCCGTGGACGAGGCAGGAAACCTTCCGGCCAGCGACCCGCTCGGGCGCTGGGGTCTGCTCCCGCACAGTCCGGACTGGAGCGCCGGCCTCGCCCGTACGTGGCAGCCCGGTGAAGCCGGTGCCTGGCAGCGGCTTGAGGACTTCCTCGACGGCCCCGTCAAGGAGTACGGCACCGGCCGGAATATCCCCGGGGTCGAGGGCACCAGCCGGCTCTCCGCCCACCTGCGGTTCGGCGAAATCAGCCCGTTCCGGGTCTGGCACGCGCTGCGGGACCACTTTGGGCCCGCGGCGCCGGCCGACGTCGGAATCTTCCGCGCCGAACTGGGCTGGCGGGAGTTCTGCTGGCAACTGCTGTACGAGAACCCGCACCTGGCGACCCGGAATTACCGGCCCGAATTTGACCGTTTTGCCTGGCGGGCGCCGTCCGACGTTGAACTGGCCGCCTGGCAGCAAGGCAGGACCGGATATCCGCTGGTCGACGCCGGAATGCGCCAGCTCTGGCAAACCGGCTGGATGCACAATCGCGTCCGGATGGCGGCTGCAAGTTTTTTGGTCAAGAACCTGCTGGCCGACTGGCGGCTTGGCGAGGCCTGGTTCTGGGACACCCTCGTGGACGCCGACGCAGCAAGTAATCCGGCGAACTGGCAGTGGGTGGCAGGATCCGGAGCCGACGCGTCACCGTACTTCCGGATCTTCAACCCGGTCACCCAAAGCAAAAAGTTCGACGGCGGCGCCCGCTACCTGCGCGAATACCTGCCCGAGCTGTCCGGGCTGGACGAGAAGACCATCCACGAACCCTGGAAAGCCGGCCTCTTGTCCACCGATTACCCTGAGCCGATTGTCGGGCTGCCGGAATCCCGCGCCAGGGCGCTGGAGACCTACCAGCGGCTCAAGGACGGATAAGGAAACGTAAGAAAAGGAAAGGCCCGGATCGTCAGATCCAGGCCTTTCCTTTTCTTCTTCAGTTGCGGGGACAGGATTTGAACCTGTGACCTCTGGGTTATGAGCCCAGCGAGCTACCGAACTGCTCCACCCCGCGTCGCAAGATCAACACTACCGTACTTTTCGCGCCACCCGGACCAGCCCGCGCCCGGGTGGAGTCACGAACGCCAGCGGCCGCCCTGACTCCACCCGGGCGCGGTTAAACGAAAAGGTCCGGAACACTTGGAAGTGTTCCGGACCTTTTCCTCAGTTGCGGGGACAGGATTTGAACCTGTGACCTCTGGGTTATGAGCCCAGCGAGCTACCGAACTGCTCCACCCCGCGTCGCAAGATCAACTCTACCTGCCGGCGGACATGAGGCCAAATTGGAGACCCGTGATGTGCGTCTCCCTGGCTCCGGCCGGGACAGGTCGCTGTCCGGGGGCATCTGCCGCCTGAGCGCGAAAAGGCCGGGTTCGCGCTCCGAAGAAGCGCAAACCCGGCCCGGGACCGGTTCAGCTGGCCTGCGTCAGCCGCTGGGGGTCGGTGCCGGTGTGGCGGCCGGCTGGGTGGCCCCCGGGGTCGGCGTCGCCGATGGGGCGGGGACCGGCGTTGCGATCTTTGCCTCGGCGTCGATGGCCCGCTGGAGGGCCGCGGAGAGCTTCTTTTGCTGGTCACCGTAGGCCGCAAAGTCACCCTTGGCGAGGGCATCCTGGCCGGCCCGGATCGCGGCGTTTGCCTCATCCAGTGCTGCCTTCAGCTCCGCCTTGGCGTCCGTGGTGCCCGGGGCTGGCGTGGTGCCGCCCGGCGCCGTCGTGTCCGGGGTCTGCCCATTGTTGGCAGAATCGCCCGCGCTGGCTCCGGACTCGCCGCCGAACAACTGGTTCAGGGCTTCATCCAGGGTCGGGGCGAAGCCGATCTTGTCACCAAATGCCACCAGCACGCGCTGCAGCGTGGGATAGGACGTCTCCCCCGTGGACCGCAAATAGACGGGCTGGACATACACCATGCCGCCGCCCACCGGCAGGGTCAGCAGGTTGCCGTTGAGCACCGCCGACGCACCCTGGCGCAGCAGGTTCAGCGCCTGCGAGACGGTCGGGTCCGAGTTGAACTTGTTCTGGGCCTGGCCGGGGCCGGGCACATTCGCTTCCGGCGGGATCTGCAGCAGCCGCAGCTGGCCGTAGCTCTCGGCCTTCACGCCCTTCTGGTTGCCGGCGTCGGAGTCGGCGGCCAGGAAGCCGTACAGCACGTTACGGGCCGCCCCGTTGACCACCTGCGGGATAAAGGACGAGGTCAGTTGGAAGGCCGGCTTGTCCTGGTCCGGCATCTTCAGGGACATGTAGTAGGGCGGCTGCTTAACATCATCCTGAACCGTTGGATCGTTCGGGACGCTCCAGGCATCGTTGTTCGTGTAGAAATTGTCCGCCTGGGTGACGTGGTAGCGGCCCAGCAGTTCCCGCTGGACCTTGAAAAGGTCCTCCGGGTAGCGCACGTGGCTCATGAGCGCCCCGGACATCTCCGAGTACGGCTTCAGCGACGTGGGGAAAATGTTTTGCCACGCCTTCAGGACCGGATCCTGGTCGTCCCAGGCGTAGAGCGTGACTTTACCGTCGTAGGCATCCACGGTGGCTTTGACCGAGTTGCGGATGTAATTAACGGAGGTATTCGGCAAAGAGGCTGTCCGCCCGGAGGTCGTCTGGGAATCCGTGGTGGCCGCCGAGAGCTGCTCCTGCTGGGAGTAGGGGTAGTACTGGCTGGTGGTGTAGCCATCCACGATCCACTTCACCCGCCCGTCCACGACGGCCGGGTAGGCGTTGCCGTCCACCGTGAGGTACGGGGCAACTTTCTCGACGCGATCGCGGGGATTGCGGTCGTAGAGGATCTGGGACTCGGCGTTCACACCGTCGGAGAGCAGCATGTCCGAGGATTGGAACTTGATCGCGTAGAGGACTTTGTTGAAGAAGCTGCCCACATTCGGGCCGCCGTCGCCCGTGAAGGTGTACTGCGTTTCGCCGTCGCCCTCTTTGGCGGCGGGCCGGTCCTGCTCGCGGTGCTGCGCACCCTCGGGTGCACCGACGATGGAGTAGTCAGGCGAGTTCTCACCGAAGTAGACCCTCGGCTGATAGGTCGAATCATCGCCGAGCACGCCGGTGGACGGGATTCCGGACTGCAGGAAGTCGGGCTTGCCGTCCACAGTGAATTTGTTGCCCTTCGCAGCGACAATGCCGTAGCCGTGGGTGTAGACGACGTGCCGGTTCAGCCACGACTGCTGATTGGCGCTCAGCCCGTCCGGATTGAGTTCGCGGACCGCAATGACGGTGTCCTGGATCTTGCCATCCACCTCGTAGCGGTCCACGTTCAGTGCGCTTGGGAACTGGTAGTACGGCCGGTACTGCTCGAGCTGGGAGAACGCATCCGAGATCAGGTTTGGATCCAGCAGCCGGATGTTGGCTGTGGTCTGCGCGTCGGGGGCCAGTGCGCCACTGGTGGCGTTGGTGGTGGCGTTGTACCGGGTTTCCTGGATCTTATCCAGGCCGTACGCGGAGCGGGTCAGGCTGATGTTGCGCTCGATGTACTTCTTTTCCAACGTCTGCTCCGAGGGGCGGACCTGGAACTGCTGGATGACCCACGGGTAGACCCCGCCGGCCAGGATGGCGGTGATGACCAGCATGGCGGTGCCGATGACGGGCAGCCGCCACTTCCCGATCACGGCAGCGACGATGAACAGCACAGCGACGAGGGCTGCGGCGACGGCCAGGATGGATTTGGTGGGAATGACAGCGTTGACGTCCGTGTAGAGCGCCCCGGCCCAACGCCCGCCGCTGTTCTGCACGGAGGAGTACCGGTCGAGCCAGAAATTGACGCCGAGCAGGAGAAGGAACGCCGCGCCGGAGACGGCGAGGTGGATCTGCGCTGCCCGGCTTGTGAAGATGCCGCGTTCCATGATCCGGACGCTGCCATAGAGATAATGCGTCAGGACGCCGGCGATACCGGCGACGATGACGACGCTGATCAGGAATCCCGTGACAAAGCCCAGGAACGGCAGGGTCATCAGGTAGAAGCTGATGTCGAGGCCGAACTGCGGATCGGTCTGACCGAAAGGCTCCTGGTGCAGGAACAGGAGCACCTTCTGCCACTGGCTGGCCGCGGCGCTTCCGGCGAACAGCCCGAAGAGGACGGGCAGGCCGATCATGACGACGCGGCGGATCGGTTCAAGCTGCATCTGGTAGCGGTTCAGGTTATCCCGGATCTCCGAGTCCGGCGCGTACACCGGACGGGACCGGTACGCGATGCGGATGGCGAAGAAGACGGCGCCGAACATGAGCGCGAACCCGGCCAGGAAGATGGCGATGCGTGACAGGTTTTCGGTCAGGAAAACTTCAAAAAAGCCCAGCTGCTGGTACCAAAGGACGTCCGTCCAGACATTGGCGAAGAAGATGAAGCCGACGACGATTATGGCCACAACAATCAACGTCGGCGTCAGGGCGCCTCTTCGTTGTTGTGGTCTTCCGGGTGGGACGGTGCTGGCGGGACGGGACAAACGTGGTACCTCATAGCTGGTCGTCAGTTACTGGGTTTTTAGTTATGGGTGCGGCGGTCCGATTTTGCAACCTGGGTTGCTGAATCATAGCCGCCACCGGCGCTGCCCCGGCAGGGCGAATGCCGTCATAAAGTGCCACGAGTGGCAGTGGATCTTAGTTCCGCGGCCAGTCTAGTCGGTGGAACAAACCGGAAGCCCTGATGTGTCGGCCCCGGACGCCGCGAGCTCCACCGCCTTCCGCGCGTCGGTGAGGGTTTCGACCTTGACCACCTGCAGTCCGTCCGGGATGTGACCGACGACGTCATCGCAGTTGGCGGCCGGAGCCAGGAACAAGGTGGCACCGCCGGACCGTGCACCGTGCATCTTCTGGCCGATGCCGCCAATCGGTCCCACGGCACCGTCCGGGGTGATCGTCCCGGTGCCGGCGACGTGTTTGCCGCCGGTCAGGTCGCCCGGAGTGACGGTATCCACGATGCCCAGTGCGAACATCATTCCGGCGCTGGGACCGCCCACCTTGTCCAAGGAGATTTTCACGTCGAAGGGAAAATTGAACTTGTACTGCAGCATGACCCCCAGGATGAACCGGCCGGCCGGAGTCTTGGAGGGCGTGATGCTGACGGGAACGTCGCTGCCGTCGCGGTCGACGACGAGATCCACCGGGGCGCCGCTGCCGGCCGCCAGTTCGGCCTGCACGACGCTCAACGCGGTCGCCGGCTTGCCATTGATGGACACGAGCACATCGTTTTCCTGGAGCCTGCCGGCGGAGGCGGAGCCCTCCGGGATGGCCGCGATCTGCATTTTTTGCTCGAACGGGATGCTTAGTTCGGTGAGCGCTGACGCGACGGCATTCTCCTGTGAGGTGGTCATGGCGACGGCGCTTTCCTGCTGGGACTGCTCCTTCGTTACGCCGGTGGGAAAGATGAGTTCCTCGGGGTAGACGGCCTTGGCGCCGCTAAGCCAGGCAGAGAACGCCTCGAAGACTGTCACGGGCCCATTGGGACCGCCGTCGACGTAGACCGTGGTCAAGTCCAGGTTGCCCTTGGCCGGAAAGGACTCATGGCCCGTGACGCTGATGACCGGCGTGCCGTTGTCCTTGCCCAGGGTATTGAACGTGGGACCGGGCGACTCCACAACATAGGGCACAGGAAGGGACAAAGCGGTGACGCCCAGTCCCAGCGCGAGCAGCCCGGAGACGAGCATCGCCGAAGCCCGCTTGTCCTGTCTGCGGTCCTGGCCTGATCCGGCGGTGAAGGCCCGACGGCGGCGCGGCTGGCCGGCAGACTGCCCGCTGGCGGGGTGCTCACCCTGAGTTATCGTCAATGAAGGACCTCTCCGTGCCGGCGCTCCGGGAACCTGTGGACCCCCAAACAGCGCACCGCGTCCGCGGCTTGCGCTGCGGTTTCCGTCTGCCAATATTCCAGCTTCTAACACTACGCGCTCGGCTGCAGCGGTGGCTCTTTGCCGACAGCGAACGTCGCGGGGTTTCAGCAGACAGCCCGTTGGCTGCGGGGTACCGTGAACGGAAGAAGCAGCCACACCGATCGATCGGCGGGATCATGACCTCCAACCCACTCAATCCGTCCAACGGCGACGAGGAACCGAAGGATCCGTTGGCAGAAATGCTCAAGAATCTGATGGGCGGCCAGGGCATGGGGAACATCGACCCTACGGAGTTGGCCAAGGCCGCCGGTTTACCGGAGGATCCCAACCTGCTCGCCCAGATGTTCGCTCAGGTCCAGGCCATGATGAGTGCATCCTCGGACGGGCCCGTCAACTGGCAGCTGGCGCACGAGAACGCCCGGCGGGTGGCCGCGAGCAGTTCCGACCCGTCCGTCACGGCACAGCAGACACGCGAGGTCGATGAGGCGTTGCGTCTCGCCGAACTGTGGTTGGACCAAGTCACCGGCCTGCCGGCCACCGGACTTATCGGCCGTGCCTGGTCACGGGCCGAGTGGGTCGAAGAGACACTCGGCACTTGGAAGCGGCTTACCGAGCCGGTCGCCAACAGCGTCGCCAATGCCCTCTCCACCGCCATGACGGAGCAGATGCCGGAGGAAATGAAATCCATGATGGGCGGCGCATCTTCCATGCTGCAGAACATGGGCGGGGCGATTTTCGGCATGCAGCTGGGCCAGGCCATTGGCGCGCTCTCGGCCGAGGTAGTCAGCTCAACGGACATCGGCGTTCCGCTCGCCGACCTTGAAATGGCGCTGCTGCCCTCCAACGTCGCGAAATTCGGTGAAGGCCTCAGTCTCCCGGAGAACGACATCAGGTTGTTCCTGGCTGTCCGGGAGGCAGCCCACGCGCGGTTGTTCGTTCAAGTCCCCTGGTTGCGGGGGCACCTCCTCGGCGCCATCGAAGCGTATGCCCGGGGCATCCACATCGACACCTCAAAGATCGAAGAGCTTGCCCGGGAGCTGGATCCGGGCAACCCGGAGGGCATCCAGGAAGCGTTGTCGCAGGGCGTGTTTATGCCGCAGCGGACCCCCGCGCAGGATCAGGCACTGGAAAAGTTGGAGACCGCCCTTGCCCTCGTGGAAGGGTGGGTCGATGAACTCAGCTGGGCCGCCACCGAGAAGCTGCTGCCGTCGGCTGCTGCTCTGCGCGAAACGGTTCGGCGCCGCCGCGCCACCGGAGGACCGGCCGAACACGCGTTTTCATCCCTCGTTGGTTTGGAACTGCGTCCCCGCCGGCTCCGGGAAGCGGCCGCTCTATGGGCCTTACTCAAGGACGAACGTGGAATCGACGGCCGTGATGCGATCTGGCAGCACCCCGATCTGCTGCCCACCGCCGAAGATCTGGAAGATCCCAAGGGCTTCAGCGAACGCAGGAAGCTCGCGGAAGCCAGCGACACCGAGGTCGACGACGCGCTGCAGAAGCTGCTTAGCGGCGGTTTTGACGAACCCGACAATTCCGGCGCAGCCGACGACGGATCCGGGGAGCAGAACGGGCCTGCCGAGCCCGATAAGCCCGGAACCGACGACGCACCCGGTGAGGACGACAAGCCCCAGTCCTAGCCGCGGGGCACCGGAACCCCCGGCGGGAACGACGTTCCCGCCGGGGGTTCCTTCAACTGAGCGACGGCAGAGGCGGCGTCAGCTGACGGCGGCCGCGCCGTCGTCCACGTCGTCTTCCTCGCTGCCGGAGGCCAGCCCCCGGGACGTGGCAAACGAGACGCCTTCCAGGAAGGCCTTGGCCCGGCCGGTTTCGGGGTAAGCCTCAAGCAGCCGCCAGAAGGCCGCGTTGTGACTGGCGACGAGCAGGTGGGCCAGCTCGTGCAACAGCACGTAATCGATGACCCACTGCGGCATCGGCCGGAGGTTGTCTGAGAGCCGGATGGTCCCGGTCGACGGCGTCGCGGATCCCCAGCGTGAGTTCTGGTTGCCCACCCAGCGGACCGAGGACGGTACGGCCCGGCCGCCGAGGTACCGATCTGAAAGAGCCGTGGCGTGAGCGGCCAGGCCGGCATCACTGCGGGGTCTCTGCGATCCGGTCCCCCGGGTTCTGCGCTCCCCTTGGAGCCGGAGCTTCTCCAGCATCCGGTGCACCCACTCGCGCTCCTGGGCGCGGCTAAAGGAGGCCGGGATGGCGACCACGGCGGTGCCGTCCTCCCAAAATGCGGCAACGGTCCGGCGGCGGCGGGCGGAGCGCCGCACCTCCACGGGCGCACCGTCGGCTGTGGTCAGCGGTGTGGCCGCCGGCGCTGTGGGGTTGCCCGCATGACCGCCGGGCCGTGTGGATCCGCCACCGGCCATCAGAGCGTGGTGCTTTCAACCAGCACTGCCAGCACTGCCTCGCCGTACTTCTCCAATTTGGACGGGCCCACCCCGGGGAGGGTGGCGAGCTGTTCGAGGGAGTCCGGCCGCGCTTCAGCA is drawn from Micrococcaceae bacterium Sec5.8 and contains these coding sequences:
- a CDS encoding TPM domain-containing protein, with amino-acid sequence MRSTYKRLLAVLGVAGLLALPAAPALAEDPVALDPVTKVVDSAGVLGGQRGDVEQAIKQLGSDHAMTYHVVYVKKFENPTDRVAWANAVAEKASLGANAMLLTVATDTRQYQLSKPSNSKITNAQRDTIVSSAIDPNLRNGDYAKAAIDSAAAIGDAAGGGKGTVPSEGGAGNAVLVGVGVVAAGGAGAYLFLRNRRRKAAAGTGRENGPQGAELDPLAGLTVEELRRKSGSLLIEADDAIKSSEQELGFAQAQYGDTAVGNFTKALQDAKGHMSESFKLQQQLDDHIPDTEEQQRSWLGEIIRRSEAALTSLREQKADFDSLRELEKNAPQALAAVRAGAAEAQARIASAEQSLSELRAKYAESALVQVGDNINQAKERLDFVQNASDAAQDKLSAGEASLAAVAVRAAEESLHQTNVLISAITKVAGNLDEARNGLESAVVDTSQDLAQARAIIQSGAHPELAGPVAAVEAALARVKAEIQAGKIDPIATLERVGTAHQSLDGALSGIRDQQEQARRAQASLQQTIMSAQAQISATSDYITARRGGVGTEARTRLAESQRNLDYALSISRNDPVTALQYAQQAHTLAAQAAQLAQSDVDHFGGYANQGYGRGGMFGGGGGGGLGGAILGGILINSILNGGGGGGWGGGGDSGGGFGGGGDAGGGWGGDGGGGGDF
- a CDS encoding PspA/IM30 family protein — its product is MKQSIFGRMAQLAKANINSLLDQAEDPQKMLDQMVRDYTNNIAEAESAVAQTIGNLRMLQDDYNEDIKNAQDWGKKALAASRKADEYRSKGDSADAEKFDNLAKVALQRQMSAENEAKSAEPSIASQTEVVDKLKHGLDQMKGKLNELTSKRNELVARSKTAAAQSQVHDALKSIDFMDPTSEVGRFEEKIRREEAKVRGQQELSASSLDAQFNSLEDLGEQTEIEARLAALKSGGAPAAIGAGEGRTAGSTVDEADFDKL
- a CDS encoding deoxyribodipyrimidine photo-lyase, with product MSSGTPSSTLVWLRDDLRLDDNPALTEAASLGQPLTVVYVLDESSPGIRPLGGATKWWLHHSLAALSAGLEAAGSRLVLRRGAAAGVIRALAQETGASTLLWNRRYGHPEREVDAGVKAWAAEEGLNAASFQANLMFEPWTVRTGAGGPYKVFTPFWRACMEAPEPRLPLDAPERLPAPAVDEAGNLPASDPLGRWGLLPHSPDWSAGLARTWQPGEAGAWQRLEDFLDGPVKEYGTGRNIPGVEGTSRLSAHLRFGEISPFRVWHALRDHFGPAAPADVGIFRAELGWREFCWQLLYENPHLATRNYRPEFDRFAWRAPSDVELAAWQQGRTGYPLVDAGMRQLWQTGWMHNRVRMAAASFLVKNLLADWRLGEAWFWDTLVDADAASNPANWQWVAGSGADASPYFRIFNPVTQSKKFDGGARYLREYLPELSGLDEKTIHEPWKAGLLSTDYPEPIVGLPESRARALETYQRLKDG
- a CDS encoding UPF0182 family protein; translated protein: MSRPASTVPPGRPQQRRGALTPTLIVVAIIVVGFIFFANVWTDVLWYQQLGFFEVFLTENLSRIAIFLAGFALMFGAVFFAIRIAYRSRPVYAPDSEIRDNLNRYQMQLEPIRRVVMIGLPVLFGLFAGSAAASQWQKVLLFLHQEPFGQTDPQFGLDISFYLMTLPFLGFVTGFLISVVIVAGIAGVLTHYLYGSVRIMERGIFTSRAAQIHLAVSGAAFLLLLGVNFWLDRYSSVQNSGGRWAGALYTDVNAVIPTKSILAVAAALVAVLFIVAAVIGKWRLPVIGTAMLVITAILAGGVYPWVIQQFQVRPSEQTLEKKYIERNISLTRSAYGLDKIQETRYNATTNATSGALAPDAQTTANIRLLDPNLISDAFSQLEQYRPYYQFPSALNVDRYEVDGKIQDTVIAVRELNPDGLSANQQSWLNRHVVYTHGYGIVAAKGNKFTVDGKPDFLQSGIPSTGVLGDDSTYQPRVYFGENSPDYSIVGAPEGAQHREQDRPAAKEGDGETQYTFTGDGGPNVGSFFNKVLYAIKFQSSDMLLSDGVNAESQILYDRNPRDRVEKVAPYLTVDGNAYPAVVDGRVKWIVDGYTTSQYYPYSQQEQLSAATTDSQTTSGRTASLPNTSVNYIRNSVKATVDAYDGKVTLYAWDDQDPVLKAWQNIFPTSLKPYSEMSGALMSHVRYPEDLFKVQRELLGRYHVTQADNFYTNNDAWSVPNDPTVQDDVKQPPYYMSLKMPDQDKPAFQLTSSFIPQVVNGAARNVLYGFLAADSDAGNQKGVKAESYGQLRLLQIPPEANVPGPGQAQNKFNSDPTVSQALNLLRQGASAVLNGNLLTLPVGGGMVYVQPVYLRSTGETSYPTLQRVLVAFGDKIGFAPTLDEALNQLFGGESGASAGDSANNGQTPDTTAPGGTTPAPGTTDAKAELKAALDEANAAIRAGQDALAKGDFAAYGDQQKKLSAALQRAIDAEAKIATPVPAPSATPTPGATQPAATPAPTPSG
- a CDS encoding S16 family serine protease produces the protein MTITQGEHPASGQSAGQPRRRRAFTAGSGQDRRQDKRASAMLVSGLLALGLGVTALSLPVPYVVESPGPTFNTLGKDNGTPVISVTGHESFPAKGNLDLTTVYVDGGPNGPVTVFEAFSAWLSGAKAVYPEELIFPTGVTKEQSQQESAVAMTTSQENAVASALTELSIPFEQKMQIAAIPEGSASAGRLQENDVLVSINGKPATALSVVQAELAAGSGAPVDLVVDRDGSDVPVSITPSKTPAGRFILGVMLQYKFNFPFDVKISLDKVGGPSAGMMFALGIVDTVTPGDLTGGKHVAGTGTITPDGAVGPIGGIGQKMHGARSGGATLFLAPAANCDDVVGHIPDGLQVVKVETLTDARKAVELAASGADTSGLPVCSTD